Proteins encoded in a region of the Ziziphus jujuba cultivar Dongzao chromosome 3, ASM3175591v1 genome:
- the LOC107422892 gene encoding CASP-like protein 5B3: MKDFPGTPGTLTGLLLRISQCVFAAGSVAFMATTASFFNFTAFCYLIASMGLQVIWSFILALLDAYALVRKTVLHNAVLVSLFVVGDWVTATLSLAAASASAGITVLYFNDMGHCSFGRECQKYQISVGLAYLSWVTIAISSLIMLWLLAAG, encoded by the exons atgaaggatttTCCTGGTACACCTGGAACTTTGACTGGGCTTCTTCTGAGGATTTCCCAATGCGTGTTTGCTGCTGGGTCAGTTGCTTTCATGGCCACAACTGCGAGCTTTTTCAATTTCACGGCCTTCTG CTACCTGATTGCTTCAATGGGCCTGCAAGTGATCTGGAGTTTTATACTTGCATTATTAGATGCATATGCCTTGGTGAGAAAGACGGTCCTGCACAATGCTGTTCTTGTTAGCCTCTTTGTGGTTGGAGATTGG GTTACGGCGACACTGTCTCTGGCAGCAGCTTCTGCTTCAGCCGGCATAACGGTTTTGTACTTTAATGACATGGGTCACTGCAGTTTTGGACGAGAATgccaaaaatatcaaatatcagTGGGTTTAGCCTATCTGAGCTGGGTAACAATTGCAATTTCTTCTTTGATTATGCTTTGGCTATTGGCTGCAGGTTAG
- the LOC107406362 gene encoding WAT1-related protein At5g07050-like, with product MEKEEVSKLWSIYKKFKPHLLMFSAQLGYTVLYFITEASFNHGMNPHVYVTYRHILGGILILPFAYFLERKQRPKLTVALLLEIFILSLFGVGLTLNTYFASLKYTSPTFVASMVNTIASLTFVIAVTIRLEDLDLRNPRGIAKVAGTLVSLAGVMMMTLYKGQIMRSLGHPLIHIPGKTSIHKDSWLKGSILTVSSCITWSIFYIMQALTLKRYPAQLSLTAWMSFVGGAQSAVFTVITQHKREAWIIGFNIDLWSTIYGGVVCSSIIIFIQLWCTVEKGPVFVTVFNPISTILVAILAYFIFGEKLSTGSVIGAIIVIVGLYLLLWGKEGDAKVHIKPEDQSSVSHEDNKTVKISSAEKNVYVLNCEP from the exons ATGGAAAAGGAAGAGGTTTCGAAGCTATGGAGTATTTACAAAAAGTTCAAACCTCACCTACTTATGTTTTCAGCTCAGTTGGGATACACTGTCCTGTATTTCATCACAGAAGCTTCATTCAACCATGGAATGAATCCTCATGTCTATGTAACTTACCGACACATACTCGGTGGCATTTTAATTCTCCCTTTTGCCTATTTCCTTGAGag AAAACAAAGGCCAAAGCTCACAGTCGCTCTCcttttggaaatttttattcTCTCTCTGTTTGG GGTAGGTTTGACTCTAAACACATATTTTGCAAGTTTGAAATACACATCTCCAACCTTTGTTGCCTCCATGGTGAACACCATAGCTTCCCTTACATTTGTGATTGCAGTTACAATCAG ATTGGAAGATCTTGATCTTCGAAATCCTCGTGGGATAGCGAAAGTTGCAGGAACCTTGGTCTCATTAGCCGGAGTAATGATGATGACATTGTACAAAGGGCAAATCATGAGAAGTCTAGGACATCCCCTAATTCATATTCCAGGAAAAACATCCATCCATAAGGACTCCTGGTTAAAGGGTTCAATTCTTACAGTTTCAAGTTGCATAACATggtctatattttatattatgcaG gcACTTACACTGAAAAGATACCCTGCTCAACTGTCTCTGACTGCGTGGATGTCCTTTGTTGGGGGCGCACAATCAGCTGTGTTTACAGTGATTACACAACATAAAAGAGAGGCTTGGATCATTGGATTCAACATTGATTTGTGGTCCACAATTTATGGA GGTGTAGTTTGCTCTAGCATTATAATCTTCATCCAACTCTGGTGCACTGTAGAGAAAGGACCTGTTTTTGTGACAGTGTTCAATCCCATTTCTACGATATTGGTGGCGATTCTAGCGTACTTCATCTTTGGCGAAAAACTGTCCACTGGCAG CGTAATAGGGGCGATTATCGTTATCGTGGGGCTGTATCTGCTATTGTGGGGAAAAGAAGGTGATGCAAAAGTTCACATAAAGCCAGAAGACCAATCATCTGTTAGTCATGAAGATAACAAGACAGTGAAGATTAGCTCTGCTGAGaaaaatgtatatgtattaaattGTGAACcttaa